GGGTTCGGGCACCGTCATGATGAAGCAATCGAGGTCAAGCAGCGGCATGGGCCATTCATCGGCCAGTTTCAGGCCATGGTGCCGCGCGATCCGCTCGGCCTCATGGCGGCGGGCGCTGCGCGCCTGAATATCCCCGTAACCGCCGCCATAGCCATGGTTGAGGCGCATATGGTCCGGGGGAAGGCGGGTCAGGACCAGGATCTGGCGAGGGGCCGCGTCAGTCTCCGCCATCTGGGCGTGGACCGGGGAAAGGGCAGGCAGCAGCAGCGCCGCGCAGAGCGAAAGCCAAGTGCCCAGCGTGGCCAGGCGACGGATCATGGCTGGCCCTCTCCATCCAGAGGTTGCGCCAGCACAATGTCCTGCTGCCCGCGCAGCGCCTTCAGGATCATGTCCCTGTCCTGCGGCGCGACTTGCAGCACATAGGCCCCCGCCGCCGTCGGCCCGTCGACCAGCCGGGCGCGCTGGGCGGTCAGCAGCCGGCGCAGATTTTCCTCCCGGCTGTCGGGCCGGAAGATCACAATGACATTGCCCGGACGGGCGGCGACGGTTGACCCGAGGGCGTGGTAGGGCGCAGGCGGGCCTTGCGGCAGCAGGAGCATGGCCACCGATGCGGCCAAAGCGACCTGTCCGGCCAGCAGCCAGCCGAATTTCCCCGGCCATGCCAGCAGCCGGAGGAAGGCCGCGCCCCTGCGCCCTTGCTCATGCCGGATGGGCGCGATGCGGCGGCGAAGCACGCTGAAATCCGCTCCTCCGTCGAGGACGAGACCGGCAATCCCGGCCGCCAGCTCCCGCTCCGTCGCCA
This window of the Sphingobium sp. EM0848 genome carries:
- a CDS encoding anti-sigma factor — encoded protein: MANIIRLHRDPHRDTQQLLPWYVTGRLDPADHDLVAAHLSDCAQCREELATERELAAGIAGLVLDGGADFSVLRRRIAPIRHEQGRRGAAFLRLLAWPGKFGWLLAGQVALAASVAMLLLPQGPPAPYHALGSTVAARPGNVIVIFRPDSREENLRRLLTAQRARLVDGPTAAGAYVLQVAPQDRDMILKALRGQQDIVLAQPLDGEGQP